A window of the Mycobacteriales bacterium genome harbors these coding sequences:
- a CDS encoding Rv2640c family ArsR-like transcriptional regulator: MPRALPLLDATRPVSCAPLAAGALDTAAATQVAVRLKALADPARVRLMSLLLASGTDGVCTCDLAPALGLSEPTVSHHLKTMRAAGLVTSERRGLNVYYLPQRDALGALCRVIDPECC, encoded by the coding sequence GTGCCCCGCGCCCTCCCGCTGCTCGACGCGACCCGCCCCGTCAGCTGCGCCCCGCTGGCCGCCGGAGCCCTCGACACCGCCGCCGCGACCCAGGTCGCGGTGCGACTCAAGGCGCTCGCCGACCCCGCACGCGTCCGGCTGATGAGCCTGCTGCTCGCGAGCGGCACCGACGGCGTCTGCACCTGCGACCTCGCCCCCGCCCTCGGCCTGTCCGAGCCCACGGTGAGCCACCACCTCAAGACGATGCGCGCGGCCGGCCTCGTCACGAGCGAGCGCCGCGGCCTCAACGTCTACTACCTCCCGCAGCGCGACGCCCTCGGCGCGCTGTGCCGCGTCATCGACCCGGAGTGCTGCTGA
- the pstA gene encoding phosphate ABC transporter permease PstA: MTLLASPPATTAQPQERSPEVRRRTGGVRATEVYAVLGAAVGSVATTAVAFDFLAPLSGPLGFVVMAYALFLGIYALLVGMDEGSLAVKDRVAQVAAHSLAATLFGCLVLVAGFTVYKGRTAITHLNLVTEDLANAGSLSPIDVGGVLHAILGTLIMISIALAIVIPLGIACAVYLNEVPGKASRLVRTVVEAMTALPSIVCGLFVLATLIQALGVPKSGFAAAMAISVMMLPIIIRASDVVLRLVPGSLKEASLALGAGRWRTAWHVTLPTSRSGLATAVILGTARGIGETSPVLLTAGYTAYTNTNPFSGPMVSLPLAVFELVKSPQPVQIARGFGAALVLLVLVLGLFVLARTLGGRPAGQLSKAQSRRRARQSASDAERLAARPSAAASLAPHRTVVLPNVMPRRVPPQDGPPHPSPPSYS, encoded by the coding sequence ATGACGCTGCTCGCCAGCCCGCCCGCGACGACGGCGCAGCCGCAGGAGCGCTCGCCGGAGGTCCGCCGCCGCACCGGCGGGGTCCGGGCCACTGAGGTCTACGCCGTCCTCGGTGCGGCTGTCGGATCCGTCGCGACCACCGCGGTCGCCTTCGACTTCCTCGCGCCCCTGTCCGGCCCGCTCGGCTTCGTCGTCATGGCCTACGCGCTGTTCCTCGGGATCTACGCGCTGCTGGTCGGCATGGACGAGGGCTCGCTCGCCGTGAAGGACCGGGTCGCCCAGGTCGCGGCGCACAGCCTCGCCGCGACGCTGTTCGGCTGCCTGGTCCTCGTCGCCGGCTTCACGGTCTACAAGGGCCGCACCGCGATCACGCACCTCAACCTCGTCACCGAGGACCTCGCCAACGCCGGCTCGCTCAGCCCGATCGACGTCGGCGGCGTGCTGCACGCGATCCTCGGCACCCTGATCATGATCTCCATCGCGCTGGCGATCGTGATCCCGCTCGGCATCGCCTGCGCGGTCTACCTCAACGAGGTCCCGGGCAAGGCGAGCCGCCTGGTCCGCACCGTCGTCGAGGCGATGACCGCGCTGCCGTCCATCGTCTGCGGGCTGTTCGTCCTGGCGACGCTCATCCAGGCCCTGGGCGTCCCCAAGAGCGGCTTCGCTGCGGCCATGGCCATCAGCGTCATGATGCTGCCGATCATCATCCGCGCCTCCGACGTCGTGCTGCGCCTCGTGCCCGGCTCGCTGAAGGAGGCCTCGCTCGCCCTCGGCGCCGGCCGCTGGCGCACCGCGTGGCACGTGACCCTGCCGACCTCGCGCAGCGGTCTGGCCACCGCTGTCATCCTCGGCACCGCGCGCGGCATCGGCGAGACCAGCCCGGTGCTGCTCACCGCCGGCTACACCGCCTACACCAACACCAACCCGTTCAGCGGCCCGATGGTGTCTCTGCCGCTGGCCGTCTTCGAGCTCGTCAAGTCGCCGCAGCCGGTGCAGATCGCCCGCGGCTTCGGGGCCGCCCTCGTCCTGCTCGTGCTGGTGCTCGGGCTGTTCGTGCTGGCCCGCACCCTCGGCGGCAGGCCGGCGGGCCAGCTGAGCAAGGCCCAGTCCCGTCGCCGCGCCCGCCAGTCCGCGAGCGACGCCGAGCGCTTGGCCGCCCGACCGTCCGCCGCAGCCTCCCTCGCGCCGCACCGGACCGTCGTCCTGCCGAACGTCATGCCGAGACGTGTCCCGCCGCAGGACGGCCCGCCGCACCCGAGCCCCCCGTCGTACTCCTGA
- a CDS encoding phosphate ABC transporter ATP-binding protein gives MPGLEARNVSAWFGERKVLDRVSLHMPRHQVTALIGPSGCGKSTFLRTLNRMHELIPGASLAGEVLLDGDDLYDVERRLTDARRQVGMVFQKPNPFPAMSIYDNVVAGLQLTGTRASGSEKDDLVEECLVKAGLWREVSDRLRSPGGALSGGQQQRLCIARALAVRPQVLLMDEPCSALDPTSTRVIEETMGELARDVTIVIVTHNMQQAARVSDICAFFLAEQGAPGVIVEHGPTQQVFGEPNDPRTEDYVNGRFG, from the coding sequence ATGCCCGGCCTCGAGGCCCGCAACGTCTCTGCGTGGTTCGGTGAGCGCAAGGTTCTCGACCGGGTCTCGCTGCACATGCCGCGCCATCAGGTCACGGCGCTGATCGGCCCGTCGGGCTGCGGGAAGTCGACCTTCCTGCGGACGCTGAACCGCATGCACGAGCTGATCCCCGGCGCGTCGCTGGCCGGTGAGGTCCTGCTCGACGGTGACGACCTCTACGACGTGGAGCGCCGGCTCACCGACGCGCGTCGTCAGGTGGGGATGGTCTTCCAGAAGCCCAACCCGTTCCCCGCGATGTCCATCTACGACAACGTCGTCGCGGGCCTCCAGCTCACGGGGACGCGCGCGTCGGGGTCGGAGAAGGACGACCTCGTCGAGGAGTGCCTCGTCAAGGCCGGCCTGTGGCGCGAGGTGTCCGACCGGCTCCGCTCGCCGGGTGGCGCGCTGTCCGGAGGGCAGCAGCAGCGGCTCTGCATCGCGCGGGCGCTGGCGGTCCGGCCGCAGGTGCTGCTCATGGACGAGCCGTGCTCCGCCCTCGACCCGACGTCGACCCGCGTCATCGAGGAGACGATGGGCGAGCTCGCCCGCGACGTCACCATCGTCATCGTCACCCACAACATGCAGCAGGCGGCGCGCGTCTCCGACATCTGCGCGTTCTTCCTCGCCGAGCAGGGCGCCCCCGGTGTGATCGTCGAGCACGGGCCGACGCAGCAGGTCTTCGGTGAGCCCAACGACCCGCGCACCGAGGACTACGTCAACGGCCGCTTCGGCTGA
- a CDS encoding metalloregulator ArsR/SmtB family transcription factor, which produces MPRELPVLDQPDVQACCAPLRTAALSVVQAPELARRFAALGDPVRLRLLSLLATAPGGCVCACDLVEPLGKSQPTVSHHLKILREAGLVTSEKRGVNVWYAAVPAALESLRTALGTT; this is translated from the coding sequence ATGCCCCGCGAGCTCCCCGTCCTCGACCAGCCCGACGTGCAGGCCTGCTGCGCCCCGCTGCGCACGGCCGCGCTGTCGGTCGTCCAGGCCCCCGAGCTGGCCCGGCGCTTCGCCGCGCTCGGCGACCCGGTGCGACTGCGGCTGCTGTCGCTGCTCGCCACCGCGCCCGGCGGCTGCGTCTGCGCCTGCGACCTCGTCGAGCCGCTCGGCAAGAGCCAGCCGACGGTCAGCCACCACCTCAAGATCCTGCGCGAGGCCGGCCTCGTGACCTCGGAGAAGCGCGGCGTCAACGTCTGGTACGCCGCCGTCCCCGCCGCCCTCGAGTCGCTGCGCACCGCCCTCGGCACGACCTGA
- the mshD gene encoding mycothiol synthase, with amino-acid sequence MTPDHGPAPRVVRRLSTDEVAAVRALVDAVTSEDGHPPLSDHVLLHLPVGGDDDVRHLLVEDASGLLGYAHLDVTDAVSGSSGELAVHPSARRHGVGRRLVDALLAESPDGRLRLWAHGEHPGARALAGSLGFERSRALWQLRRPLSDALPSYDLPEGLELRPFVVGRDEAAWVEVNARAFADHPDQGSWTVKDVLLREKEGWFDPAGFFLACRGDRLVGFHWTKVHGASVEEHGHAHGELGEVYVVGVDPSEQGRGLGPVLTLVGLHHLQQRGLPEAMLYVDEGNTNAIRVYERLGFTRYGTDVSFSRG; translated from the coding sequence GTGACCCCCGACCACGGCCCGGCCCCCCGCGTCGTGCGCCGGCTGTCCACCGACGAGGTCGCCGCGGTCCGTGCGCTCGTCGACGCCGTGACCTCCGAGGACGGCCACCCGCCGCTGTCGGACCACGTGCTGCTGCACCTGCCGGTCGGCGGCGACGACGACGTCCGCCACCTGCTCGTCGAGGACGCCAGCGGCCTGCTCGGCTACGCCCACCTCGACGTCACCGACGCGGTCTCCGGCTCGAGCGGCGAGCTCGCCGTGCACCCGTCGGCCCGCCGCCACGGCGTCGGTCGGCGGCTCGTCGACGCGCTGCTCGCCGAGTCGCCCGACGGCCGGCTGCGGCTGTGGGCCCACGGCGAGCACCCGGGGGCTCGCGCCCTCGCGGGCTCGCTCGGCTTCGAGCGGTCACGGGCGCTGTGGCAGCTGCGGCGCCCGCTGTCGGACGCCCTTCCGTCGTACGACCTGCCCGAGGGGCTGGAGCTGCGGCCCTTCGTCGTCGGTCGCGACGAGGCGGCCTGGGTGGAGGTCAACGCGCGGGCGTTCGCCGACCACCCGGACCAGGGGTCGTGGACCGTGAAGGACGTGCTGCTGCGGGAGAAGGAGGGCTGGTTCGACCCGGCCGGCTTCTTCCTGGCCTGCCGCGGCGACCGGCTGGTGGGGTTCCACTGGACCAAGGTGCACGGGGCGTCGGTCGAGGAGCACGGTCATGCCCACGGTGAGCTCGGTGAGGTCTACGTCGTCGGTGTCGACCCGTCGGAGCAGGGCCGCGGCCTCGGGCCGGTGCTGACCCTCGTCGGGCTGCACCACCTGCAGCAGCGCGGGCTGCCCGAGGCGATGCTCTACGTCGACGAGGGCAACACCAACGCGATCAGGGTCTACGAACGGCTCGGCTTCACCCGCTACGGCACCGACGTGAGCTTCAGCCGCGGCTGA
- a CDS encoding substrate-binding domain-containing protein, producing MKTRARVAVAALCTLIAAAALGTSAALADPAGTPTFRNLAGVGSDTTEEVVQGLSDVVLIDGVKQIASYNATGSAQITTKDPGTTPGCTINRPNGSSAGRDALLASLQANSGAGNGCLDFARSSSSRGTFTSTPSMTWVPFAVEGLSYAVTTTSSVPRKLTKAQLVSIYKCEITGPAGAPFKPVLPQAGSGTRSSWLSYIYGTASPNLALYPCLVDTGAQEHDGRILDDSSLVPFSSAQWIAQASGTIQEKRGRSTLGQIDGTTAIATNTSFANVRTVNNIIPTSKIGTAPWDTVFVGPSSQVCTNVATILQYGLAVSPSCGSTSSQS from the coding sequence GTGAAGACTCGCGCTCGCGTGGCCGTCGCCGCCCTGTGCACCCTTATCGCTGCCGCCGCCCTGGGCACCAGCGCCGCGCTGGCCGACCCGGCCGGCACGCCCACCTTCCGCAATCTCGCGGGTGTCGGGTCCGACACGACCGAGGAGGTTGTGCAGGGGCTGTCCGACGTCGTGCTCATCGACGGCGTCAAGCAGATCGCCTCCTACAACGCGACCGGCTCGGCGCAGATCACGACGAAGGACCCGGGCACGACGCCGGGCTGCACCATCAACCGCCCCAACGGCTCGAGCGCCGGCCGTGACGCACTGCTCGCCTCGCTGCAGGCCAACAGCGGTGCCGGCAACGGGTGCCTGGACTTCGCGCGCTCGTCGTCGAGCCGCGGCACCTTCACCTCGACGCCGTCGATGACCTGGGTGCCCTTCGCGGTCGAGGGCCTCAGCTACGCCGTGACGACGACGTCCAGCGTCCCGCGCAAGCTCACCAAGGCGCAGCTCGTCAGCATCTACAAGTGCGAGATCACCGGCCCCGCCGGCGCGCCCTTCAAGCCGGTGCTGCCGCAGGCCGGCTCGGGCACCCGCAGCTCGTGGCTGAGCTACATCTACGGCACCGCCAGCCCGAACCTCGCGCTCTACCCCTGCCTGGTCGACACGGGTGCGCAGGAGCACGACGGGCGCATCCTCGACGACAGCTCGCTTGTGCCCTTCTCGAGCGCCCAGTGGATCGCGCAGGCCTCCGGCACGATCCAGGAGAAGCGCGGCCGGTCGACCCTCGGCCAGATCGACGGCACGACGGCGATCGCCACCAACACCAGCTTCGCCAACGTACGGACGGTCAACAACATCATCCCGACCTCGAAGATCGGGACCGCGCCGTGGGACACCGTCTTCGTCGGCCCGTCGTCGCAGGTGTGCACCAACGTGGCCACGATCCTGCAGTACGGCCTCGCCGTCTCGCCGAGCTGCGGCAGCACCTCCAGCCAGTCCTGA
- a CDS encoding ArsI/CadI family heavy metal resistance metalloenzyme gives MSRVQLALNVDDLDAAVAFYSALLKTEPAKRKPGYANFAVSEPPLKLVLLENPGQGGTLNHLGVEVATSDEVLGEIARLGDAGLVEATEIGQTCCFATQDKVWATAPDGERWEVYTVLADTDAFGESPRTAADETACCGSQEPAAACC, from the coding sequence ATGTCCCGCGTGCAGCTCGCCCTCAACGTCGACGACCTCGACGCCGCCGTCGCCTTCTACAGCGCCCTGCTCAAGACCGAGCCGGCGAAGCGCAAGCCCGGCTACGCCAACTTCGCGGTCAGCGAGCCGCCGCTCAAGCTCGTCCTGCTCGAGAACCCCGGCCAGGGCGGCACCCTCAATCACCTCGGCGTCGAGGTGGCGACCTCCGACGAGGTCCTCGGCGAGATCGCCCGCCTCGGTGATGCCGGGCTCGTCGAGGCGACCGAAATCGGGCAGACCTGTTGCTTCGCGACGCAGGACAAGGTCTGGGCGACCGCGCCCGACGGCGAGCGCTGGGAGGTCTACACGGTCCTCGCCGACACCGACGCGTTCGGCGAGAGCCCCCGCACTGCCGCGGACGAGACCGCCTGCTGCGGCTCCCAGGAACCCGCCGCCGCCTGCTGCTGA
- a CDS encoding aquaporin: MATRTAPARAAQAPGDQLPERSGEAQPTEPSVVPPSLAQKALAELVGSALLAATVVGSGIAATQLTDDVGLQLLVNALVTGAALVALILALGPVSAALNPVVTLVERALGAITTRTATVLATAQVAGCAVGVVVANVMFELPAVAVSETDRSTAGLLTGEVVATFGLVLVVFGVLRSRNAAHIAYAVGGYITAAYWFTSSTSFANPAITLGRTLSDTFAGIAPASVPAFVVMQLLGGTLALLTVMALYPRDARS; this comes from the coding sequence ATGGCCACCCGCACCGCACCTGCCCGAGCCGCCCAGGCGCCCGGCGACCAGCTGCCCGAGCGCTCGGGGGAGGCGCAACCGACGGAGCCTTCCGTCGTACCCCCGTCGCTGGCGCAGAAGGCGCTCGCCGAGCTGGTCGGGTCGGCGCTGCTCGCCGCCACCGTCGTCGGCTCAGGCATCGCGGCCACGCAGCTCACCGACGACGTCGGCCTGCAGCTGCTGGTCAACGCCCTCGTCACCGGCGCCGCCCTCGTGGCGCTGATCTTGGCCCTCGGCCCGGTCAGCGCGGCGCTCAACCCGGTCGTGACGCTCGTCGAGCGGGCCCTCGGCGCGATCACCACCCGCACCGCGACGGTCCTCGCCACCGCGCAGGTCGCCGGTTGCGCGGTCGGCGTCGTGGTCGCCAACGTGATGTTCGAGCTGCCGGCCGTCGCCGTCAGCGAGACCGACCGCAGCACCGCAGGGCTGCTGACCGGCGAGGTCGTCGCCACCTTCGGCCTCGTGCTCGTCGTCTTCGGCGTCCTGCGCAGCCGCAACGCCGCCCACATCGCCTATGCCGTCGGCGGCTACATCACCGCGGCCTACTGGTTCACCAGCTCGACGAGCTTCGCCAACCCGGCCATCACCCTCGGCCGAACCCTGTCCGACACCTTCGCCGGCATCGCGCCCGCCAGCGTCCCCGCGTTCGTCGTGATGCAGCTCCTCGGTGGCACGCTGGCCCTGCTCACCGTCATGGCCCTCTACCCCCGGGACGCCCGCTCGTGA
- a CDS encoding metallophosphoesterase, whose protein sequence is MPRLLLPLFTAAVSTVVVSLTSAPAEAGAPDNRSAAPLEIALIADTPYGDAQRAAFPALVDDINADPQVRMVLHAGDIKNGSSTCSDERFADLAQLYGTFADPFVYTPGDNEWTDCHRPAAGRYLPTERLAAVRSVFYPEAGQTLGRRTMTVTTQATDPRFSAYVENTRFTRSRVVVASVHVVGSSNGLDPWSGLVGGDRPAERLAEFESRRAAALAWIDEAFDSAVREDSAGVLLMMQAEPVGDGMTEVRARIVERALAFGRPVLLVHGDEHRYEQEPTYAGVSNLTRLETFGDTASSWLRLTVDPRSPSVFSWAPQDV, encoded by the coding sequence GTGCCCCGCCTGCTGCTCCCGCTGTTCACCGCCGCCGTCAGCACCGTCGTCGTCTCGCTCACCTCAGCCCCCGCGGAGGCCGGCGCGCCCGACAACCGCTCGGCCGCACCGCTCGAGATCGCGCTCATCGCAGACACGCCCTACGGCGACGCGCAGCGCGCGGCCTTCCCGGCACTGGTCGACGACATCAACGCCGACCCGCAGGTGCGGATGGTCCTGCACGCCGGCGACATCAAGAACGGTTCGTCGACCTGCTCCGACGAGCGCTTCGCCGACCTCGCGCAGCTCTACGGCACCTTCGCCGACCCGTTCGTCTACACGCCCGGCGACAACGAGTGGACCGACTGCCACCGCCCCGCCGCCGGCCGCTACCTCCCGACGGAGCGGCTCGCGGCGGTGCGTTCGGTCTTCTACCCCGAGGCCGGCCAAACGCTGGGCCGACGCACGATGACGGTGACCACGCAGGCCACTGACCCACGCTTCTCGGCGTACGTCGAGAACACCCGCTTCACCCGCAGCCGTGTGGTCGTCGCGTCCGTGCACGTCGTGGGGAGCAGCAACGGCCTCGACCCGTGGTCGGGTCTGGTCGGGGGCGACCGGCCCGCGGAGCGGCTCGCGGAGTTCGAGTCGCGGCGGGCGGCGGCCCTCGCCTGGATCGACGAGGCGTTCGACAGCGCCGTGCGTGAGGACTCCGCGGGGGTCCTGCTGATGATGCAGGCCGAACCGGTCGGTGACGGGATGACCGAGGTCCGCGCCCGCATCGTCGAGCGGGCCCTCGCCTTCGGACGCCCGGTCCTGCTGGTGCACGGCGACGAGCACCGCTACGAGCAGGAGCCGACGTACGCCGGAGTCTCCAACCTCACCCGGCTGGAGACCTTCGGCGACACCGCATCGTCGTGGCTGCGCCTGACGGTCGACCCGCGCAGCCCGTCGGTCTTCTCGTGGGCTCCCCAGGACGTCTAG
- the pstC gene encoding phosphate ABC transporter permease subunit PstC gives MTAALDVPASPDVPRTLESRAHGADRVFLGILKGSGATVLAIMTLVGLFLAYRASTALDEAGFSFLTTSAWEPDSGTFGIAAVITGTALIAVVAVTFALPLALGTALYLSEYAPVGLRRTLISLVDLMAAVPSVVYGLWGFFFLQGHVLGLSRWLATYVGWFPPFRVDGADPSDPLSSATVLTSSTFIAGMVVALMITPIACSVMREVFSQAPAGEREGAYALGATKWGMVRAVVLPFGMGGIIGGTMLGLGRAMGETIAVFMIISPVFVIQPHILQNGSNSVSALIALRFGEATPIGLSALMAAGLALFLITLVINFAAATVVARSRSGASSDA, from the coding sequence GTGACGGCCGCGCTCGACGTGCCCGCGTCGCCGGACGTCCCGCGCACCCTGGAGTCGCGGGCCCACGGGGCCGACCGGGTCTTCCTCGGGATCCTCAAGGGCAGCGGGGCGACGGTCCTCGCGATCATGACGCTGGTCGGGCTGTTCCTCGCCTACCGCGCGAGCACCGCACTGGACGAGGCCGGCTTCTCGTTCCTCACCACCAGCGCCTGGGAGCCGGACAGCGGGACCTTCGGCATCGCTGCCGTCATCACGGGCACCGCCCTCATCGCCGTGGTGGCCGTGACCTTCGCACTGCCGCTGGCGCTCGGGACCGCGCTGTACCTGTCGGAGTACGCCCCCGTCGGCCTGCGGCGGACCCTGATCAGCCTCGTGGACCTGATGGCCGCCGTGCCGAGCGTCGTCTACGGGCTCTGGGGCTTCTTCTTCCTGCAGGGCCACGTGCTCGGCCTCTCCCGCTGGCTCGCGACCTACGTCGGGTGGTTCCCGCCGTTCCGGGTCGACGGCGCCGACCCGAGCGACCCGCTGTCGTCGGCGACGGTCCTCACGAGCTCGACCTTCATCGCCGGCATGGTCGTCGCGCTGATGATCACGCCGATTGCCTGCTCCGTCATGCGCGAGGTCTTCAGCCAGGCACCTGCCGGTGAGCGCGAGGGCGCCTACGCCCTTGGCGCCACCAAGTGGGGCATGGTCCGCGCGGTCGTCCTGCCCTTCGGTATGGGCGGCATCATCGGCGGCACGATGCTCGGCCTCGGCCGCGCGATGGGCGAGACCATCGCGGTCTTCATGATCATCTCGCCGGTGTTCGTGATCCAGCCGCACATCCTGCAGAACGGCAGCAACTCCGTCAGCGCCCTCATCGCGCTGCGCTTCGGAGAAGCCACACCGATCGGCCTGTCCGCGCTGATGGCGGCCGGGCTCGCGCTGTTCCTCATCACCCTCGTCATCAACTTCGCCGCGGCCACGGTCGTCGCGAGGTCCCGCTCCGGCGCATCGAGCGACGCATGA
- a CDS encoding sortase: MSTAAIRDLRAVPPLPETPSTVEAPAPVPTRRPAASVAGTSLTLIGLLLLAFVAHVAVIGGLVHQRDQATAYDDLRLALANGTAPVGPTDVDGAALALGAPVALLDVPELGLREVVLEGTTSGVTQSGVGHRRDTPLPGQVGTSVLVGRKAGFGGPFRSLTSLSVDDLITVTTGQGEQRFEVTSIRRSGQPAPVVPAGTAGLTLVTALGSPFAPSGLVLVDAVAITPVQPRPASGFAPGALPVAERALEGEPAAAYPLVLWCQALLLAALGYTWARVRWGRRQAWLVGVPVLIILSLVVADTGSRLLPNVL, translated from the coding sequence ATGAGCACCGCCGCGATCCGGGACCTCCGTGCCGTACCCCCGCTGCCCGAGACCCCGAGCACCGTCGAGGCACCTGCCCCCGTCCCGACCCGCCGCCCCGCGGCGTCGGTCGCGGGCACCAGCCTCACCCTGATCGGCCTGCTGCTGCTGGCCTTCGTGGCGCACGTCGCCGTCATCGGTGGGCTGGTCCACCAGCGCGACCAGGCCACGGCGTACGACGACCTCCGGCTCGCGCTGGCCAACGGCACCGCCCCGGTCGGACCGACCGACGTCGACGGCGCAGCGCTCGCCCTCGGTGCTCCGGTCGCGCTGCTCGACGTGCCCGAGCTCGGTCTGCGCGAGGTCGTCCTCGAGGGCACCACCTCGGGCGTCACCCAGAGCGGAGTCGGTCACCGCCGCGACACCCCGCTGCCGGGGCAGGTCGGCACCAGCGTGCTGGTCGGTCGCAAAGCCGGCTTCGGCGGGCCGTTCCGGTCGCTCACCTCGCTGTCCGTCGACGACCTCATCACCGTGACGACGGGCCAGGGCGAGCAGCGCTTCGAGGTCACCTCGATCCGCCGCTCCGGCCAGCCGGCGCCGGTCGTGCCCGCAGGTACGGCCGGGCTCACTCTCGTCACGGCCCTCGGCTCGCCCTTCGCACCCAGCGGGCTCGTCCTCGTCGACGCCGTCGCGATCACGCCCGTGCAGCCGCGCCCGGCCTCGGGCTTCGCACCCGGAGCGCTGCCGGTCGCCGAGCGCGCCCTCGAGGGGGAGCCTGCTGCGGCGTACCCGCTCGTGCTCTGGTGCCAAGCCCTGCTGCTCGCCGCGCTGGGCTACACCTGGGCGCGGGTGCGCTGGGGCCGTCGGCAGGCGTGGCTCGTCGGCGTGCCCGTCCTCATCATCCTGTCGCTCGTCGTGGCTGACACCGGCTCGCGCCTGCTCCCCAACGTCCTGTGA
- a CDS encoding phosphate ABC transporter substrate-binding protein PstS, protein MPRLLTRLLALAVVAAPLLVAAPVQAESYVPTSGAGSTWSANAIDQWRRNVNQYGLKVNYASTGSSDGRNQFKNGTVDFGVSEIAYGIKDGDTVDEPPTRAFAYMPIVAGGTAFMYNLKIGGKRVTDLRLSGSSIAGIFTGTITQWNDPKIKADNPGLVLPARRIVPVVRSDGSGTTAQLTSWMADRHQQTWDAWCGLVGRPVPCGTTSNYPVKDGRGFVALAGSLNVSGYVAQDQSEGAITYVEYSYALNLRFPSAKVLNDGGYYVEPTASNVAVALLKAKVDENPSSKTYLTPDLRGVYRNTDPRSYQLSSYSYMIVPTALSDSFNNEKGKSLGAFAYYFLCQGQQEAEDLGYSPLPINLVEAGLKQVRRIPGVAAQDTDIKKCNNPTFSATGENTLAKNAPQPQACDKQGASQCVGTRAAGGTTTTGTTGGAAAQGTTGGSAAGTTGGTTTSGTTGSGVAGAPVLPGAVSGVAGPGTVTVDPDTGAVITDGAVDANGQQIAAIPVSIGAGGVGSGTALVLLAIAVLLAVTILPPLLDGRLKRDLT, encoded by the coding sequence GTGCCCCGCCTCCTGACCCGCCTCCTGGCCCTTGCCGTGGTGGCCGCCCCGCTGCTCGTCGCCGCGCCCGTGCAGGCCGAGAGCTACGTCCCGACCAGCGGCGCCGGCTCGACGTGGAGCGCCAACGCGATCGACCAGTGGCGCCGCAACGTCAACCAGTACGGCCTGAAGGTCAACTACGCGAGCACCGGGTCGTCGGACGGCCGCAACCAGTTCAAGAACGGCACGGTCGACTTCGGCGTCAGCGAGATCGCCTACGGCATCAAGGACGGCGACACCGTCGACGAGCCGCCGACCCGCGCCTTCGCCTACATGCCGATCGTCGCCGGCGGCACCGCGTTCATGTACAACCTCAAGATCGGTGGCAAGCGGGTCACCGACCTGCGGCTGTCGGGCTCGAGCATCGCCGGCATCTTCACCGGCACCATCACGCAGTGGAACGACCCGAAGATCAAGGCCGACAACCCGGGTCTCGTCCTGCCGGCCCGTCGCATCGTCCCGGTGGTGCGCTCTGACGGGTCGGGCACGACCGCGCAGCTGACCTCGTGGATGGCCGACCGGCACCAGCAGACCTGGGACGCCTGGTGCGGTCTCGTGGGTCGCCCGGTCCCTTGCGGCACGACGTCGAACTACCCCGTCAAGGACGGCCGCGGCTTCGTCGCCCTGGCCGGCTCGCTCAACGTCTCGGGCTACGTCGCGCAGGACCAGAGCGAGGGCGCGATCACCTACGTCGAGTACAGCTACGCGCTGAACCTGCGCTTCCCGTCGGCCAAGGTCCTCAACGACGGCGGCTACTACGTCGAGCCTACGGCGAGCAACGTCGCAGTCGCGCTGCTCAAGGCGAAGGTCGACGAGAATCCGTCGAGCAAGACCTACCTCACCCCGGACCTGCGCGGCGTCTACCGCAACACCGACCCGCGGTCCTACCAGCTGTCCAGCTACAGCTACATGATCGTGCCGACCGCGCTGTCGGACTCGTTCAACAACGAGAAGGGCAAGTCACTCGGCGCCTTCGCCTACTACTTCCTGTGCCAGGGCCAGCAGGAGGCCGAGGACCTCGGCTACTCCCCGCTGCCCATCAACCTCGTGGAGGCCGGCCTCAAGCAGGTCCGTCGCATCCCCGGCGTTGCCGCGCAGGACACCGACATCAAGAAGTGCAACAACCCGACCTTCTCCGCGACCGGCGAGAACACGCTCGCCAAGAACGCGCCGCAGCCACAGGCCTGCGACAAGCAGGGCGCCTCGCAGTGCGTCGGCACCCGCGCCGCGGGTGGCACGACGACAACCGGCACCACCGGTGGCGCGGCTGCTCAGGGGACCACAGGTGGCAGTGCCGCAGGGACCACCGGAGGTACGACGACCTCGGGCACCACCGGATCCGGTGTCGCGGGAGCGCCCGTCCTGCCGGGCGCGGTGAGCGGCGTGGCCGGCCCGGGCACCGTCACGGTCGACCCCGACACCGGCGCGGTCATCACCGACGGCGCCGTCGACGCCAACGGTCAGCAGATCGCCGCGATCCCGGTGTCGATCGGTGCCGGTGGCGTCGGCTCCGGCACAGCCCTGGTGCTGCTGGCCATCGCCGTGCTGCTCGCCGTCACGATCCTGCCGCCTCTGCTCGACGGCCGGCTGAAGCGGGACCTCACATGA